One stretch of Chryseobacterium sp. LJ668 DNA includes these proteins:
- a CDS encoding VanZ family protein, with amino-acid sequence MLLRPGVENHEYFFMFNGIDKVLHLGIFAMLGFSFMAAFPRIRFIYFFQIILIYAFLTEILQEDMHLGRSMETLDIVADTLGCLIGYYIYKMLVRRYF; translated from the coding sequence ATGCTTCTGCGTCCGGGCGTAGAAAACCACGAATACTTTTTCATGTTCAACGGTATTGATAAAGTATTACACCTAGGAATATTTGCCATGCTCGGTTTTTCATTTATGGCCGCTTTCCCGAGAATCAGATTTATATATTTTTTTCAGATCATCCTTATCTATGCATTTCTTACCGAAATTCTTCAGGAAGATATGCACCTCGGCAGATCTATGGAAACATTAGACATCGTTGCAGATACTCTCGGTTGTCTTATTGGATACTATATATATAAGATGTTAGTCAGACGATATTTTTGA
- a CDS encoding fasciclin domain-containing protein, with protein sequence MNTRSKFVALGMVALSFALSGNAAAQKMKEKTVMVGGAPMYPSKNIVENAVNSKDHKTLVAAVKAAGLVETLQSAGPFTVFAPTDAAFAKLPAGTVENLVKPENKEMLTKILTYHVLPGKYSSKQVWAAVKAGNGKAMMKTVAGEELTFWTKGNDLYVTDAKGNKAKVTIADVNQSNGVIHVIDTVLLP encoded by the coding sequence ATGAATACAAGATCAAAATTCGTAGCGTTAGGAATGGTTGCTTTATCTTTTGCATTAAGTGGAAATGCAGCAGCACAGAAAATGAAAGAAAAGACGGTAATGGTTGGCGGAGCACCAATGTATCCTTCTAAAAATATTGTTGAAAATGCAGTAAATTCTAAAGATCACAAAACATTGGTTGCAGCAGTAAAAGCAGCAGGTTTGGTAGAAACTTTACAAAGCGCAGGACCTTTCACGGTATTTGCTCCTACCGATGCAGCTTTCGCAAAATTACCAGCGGGAACTGTAGAAAATTTAGTAAAGCCTGAAAATAAGGAAATGCTGACTAAAATTTTAACATATCATGTTCTTCCAGGAAAATACAGCTCTAAGCAAGTTTGGGCGGCAGTAAAAGCGGGAAATGGAAAAGCAATGATGAAGACAGTTGCCGGAGAAGAGCTAACGTTCTGGACAAAAGGAAATGACTTATATGTAACCGACGCAAAAGGTAACAAAGCAAAAGTAACTATTGCTGACGTAAATCAGTCAAATGGTGTTATACATGTAATAGACACTGTTCTATTACCATAG
- a CDS encoding acyl-CoA carboxylase subunit beta: protein MDIEFNKREDQNKLKLSEINRLLSEIKKGGGEKRLQKLRDEGKMTARERIDYLLDKDSDSIEIGAFAGFEMYEEHGGCPSGGVVVVMGYVSGRQCLVVANDASVKAGAWFPITGKKNLRAQEIAMENKLPIIYLVDSAGVYLPMQDEIFPDKEHFGRIFRNNAKMSAMGIIQISAVMGSCVAGGAYLPIMSDEAMIVDKTGSIFLAGSYLVKAAIGESIDNETLGGATTHSSISGVTDYKAKDDQDALNRIKNIMKSIGSYEKAGFDRIESFPPKENIENIFGIIPVSRADQYDTLEIIKCLVDNSEFEEYKSDYGKTIICATARIDGWSVGIVANQRKLVKSGKGEMQFGGVIYSDSADKATRFIANCNQRKIPLIFLQDVTGFMVGSKSEHGGIIKDGAKMVNAVANSVVPKFTIITGNSYGAGNYAMCGKAYDPRLIVAWPWADLAVMGGSQAAKVLAQIQESTLKKQGKEITEEAHQEILDSISKRYKKQTEATYAASRLWTDAIINPTETRKWISMGIEAADHSPINEKFNLGVIQV from the coding sequence ATGGATATTGAATTCAACAAAAGAGAAGATCAAAATAAACTCAAATTATCTGAAATAAATCGTTTACTTTCTGAAATAAAAAAAGGGGGTGGAGAAAAAAGACTGCAGAAGCTTCGCGATGAGGGGAAAATGACAGCAAGAGAAAGAATAGATTATCTTCTCGATAAAGATTCGGATTCTATAGAAATTGGTGCTTTTGCGGGATTTGAAATGTATGAAGAACATGGTGGATGTCCTAGTGGCGGAGTTGTAGTCGTAATGGGGTATGTTTCTGGGAGACAATGTCTGGTTGTAGCAAATGATGCTTCTGTAAAAGCAGGTGCTTGGTTTCCGATTACCGGGAAAAAGAATTTGAGAGCGCAGGAAATTGCGATGGAAAACAAGCTTCCAATTATTTATCTGGTAGATTCTGCAGGGGTTTATCTCCCAATGCAGGACGAAATTTTTCCTGATAAAGAACATTTCGGAAGAATTTTCAGAAATAATGCAAAAATGAGCGCAATGGGAATCATTCAAATTTCTGCTGTAATGGGAAGTTGTGTTGCAGGTGGAGCGTATCTTCCTATTATGAGTGATGAAGCCATGATCGTTGATAAAACAGGTTCCATTTTCCTTGCAGGAAGTTATTTGGTAAAAGCTGCGATTGGTGAAAGCATAGATAATGAAACGCTGGGCGGAGCAACCACTCATTCTTCTATTTCCGGAGTGACAGATTATAAAGCCAAAGATGATCAGGATGCTTTAAACAGAATCAAAAACATCATGAAATCTATCGGAAGCTACGAAAAGGCAGGTTTTGACAGAATTGAAAGTTTTCCTCCGAAGGAAAATATAGAAAATATTTTCGGAATCATACCGGTTTCAAGGGCTGATCAATATGATACGCTAGAAATTATAAAGTGCTTGGTTGATAATTCAGAATTTGAAGAATATAAATCAGACTACGGTAAAACCATTATATGTGCCACTGCAAGAATTGATGGCTGGTCTGTAGGAATCGTTGCCAATCAGAGAAAACTGGTTAAAAGCGGCAAGGGTGAAATGCAGTTTGGCGGGGTTATTTATTCTGACTCTGCAGATAAAGCAACAAGATTTATTGCCAACTGTAACCAAAGAAAAATACCTTTGATCTTTTTACAGGATGTGACGGGTTTCATGGTAGGATCAAAGTCTGAGCATGGCGGAATCATCAAGGACGGTGCAAAAATGGTCAACGCAGTTGCCAATTCTGTGGTTCCTAAATTTACCATTATTACAGGAAATTCTTACGGAGCAGGAAATTATGCCATGTGCGGAAAAGCATATGATCCTAGACTGATTGTGGCTTGGCCATGGGCAGATTTGGCAGTCATGGGAGGTTCTCAGGCGGCAAAAGTTTTAGCCCAGATTCAGGAATCTACATTAAAAAAGCAAGGAAAAGAAATTACCGAAGAAGCACATCAGGAAATTCTTGATTCTATTTCAAAGAGATATAAAAAACAAACCGAAGCCACTTATGCAGCGTCAAGATTATGGACAGATGCGATCATTAATCCTACTGAAACCCGCAAATGGATTTCAATGGGAATCGAAGCCGCAGATCATTCTCCAATTAACGAAAAATTTAATTTGGGTGTGATTCAAGTCTGA
- a CDS encoding putative type IX sorting system protein PorV2: protein MKKYLLLLFSLLFGIFQSQIIRKYSNEFLNIGAGARGLAMGGAVLSNQDDVYSPMWNPAGLNGIKKDWQGAAMHAEYFESIAKYDYLAYAKVLDEGVFGISIVRLGVDNILNTTQLIDTEGNIDYDKITKFSQSDYAGIISYAFNPGGNPKLDVGVNAKIVYRNVGKFASGYGFGFDVGAIYKADNGWKFGGMLRDATTTVNFWSINQNELSAVVNGEEFNPAPSDKMELTMPKLNAGASKLFEINSSVYILPEAGINVDFAKTAALVSTDFASITPYAGAEIGYQKMIFVRLGVNRFQSITDIEDLQRKVSFQPSAGLGIRYRGLTLDYAISNSGIGGSNFFSNFFSLKLDMGEFRND from the coding sequence ATGAAAAAATATCTTTTACTACTATTTTCCCTTTTATTTGGGATTTTTCAATCACAGATTATCAGGAAATATTCTAACGAATTTCTAAATATTGGCGCAGGAGCGCGAGGTTTAGCAATGGGTGGCGCAGTGTTGTCCAATCAGGATGACGTGTATTCACCAATGTGGAATCCCGCAGGTCTGAACGGAATTAAAAAAGACTGGCAGGGAGCAGCAATGCACGCAGAATATTTTGAATCGATTGCGAAATACGATTATCTGGCTTACGCAAAAGTTTTGGATGAAGGAGTTTTTGGAATTTCAATTGTGCGATTGGGTGTTGATAATATCTTGAATACAACTCAATTAATTGATACCGAGGGAAATATCGATTATGATAAAATCACGAAATTTTCGCAGTCAGATTATGCGGGAATTATTTCTTATGCATTCAATCCCGGTGGAAATCCTAAATTAGATGTCGGTGTGAATGCAAAAATTGTGTACAGAAATGTAGGGAAATTTGCTAGCGGCTACGGTTTTGGTTTTGATGTCGGAGCTATTTATAAGGCAGACAACGGCTGGAAATTCGGAGGTATGCTTCGTGACGCTACTACAACGGTGAATTTCTGGAGCATTAATCAAAACGAATTATCAGCAGTGGTAAATGGTGAAGAATTCAACCCTGCGCCATCAGATAAGATGGAATTGACAATGCCAAAGCTGAATGCGGGTGCAAGTAAATTGTTTGAAATCAACAGCAGTGTTTACATTTTACCGGAAGCCGGAATCAATGTTGATTTTGCTAAAACGGCTGCGCTTGTATCTACGGATTTCGCAAGTATCACACCATATGCAGGTGCTGAAATCGGGTACCAGAAAATGATTTTTGTGAGATTGGGGGTCAACAGATTTCAGTCGATTACAGATATTGAAGATTTACAGAGAAAAGTTTCTTTTCAGCCGAGTGCAGGTTTAGGAATCAGATATAGAGGTCTAACTCTTGATTATGCCATCAGCAATTCAGGAATCGGAGGATCTAATTTCTTTTCTAACTTTTTTTCGCTGAAATTGGATATGGGAGAATTTAGAAATGATTAA
- a CDS encoding VanZ family protein, translating into MKRYFAVFIALYTTVLLYMMFYASGREPSGISYLQLKPFITIQHFFTGNDVDKEAFLVNIIGNVFLFCPFGWLGLCINKFDKLVPITLLFLIGISIIESVQYITGRGVADIDDIFLNTLGMLLGYFLFKYATWKNIANIRFHFNLLEDKKHVLTVS; encoded by the coding sequence ATGAAAAGATATTTTGCAGTATTTATTGCCTTATACACCACCGTTTTATTATATATGATGTTTTATGCTTCTGGTCGGGAGCCTTCCGGAATTTCTTATCTACAGCTCAAACCATTTATCACCATACAACATTTTTTTACAGGAAATGATGTAGACAAAGAAGCTTTTCTTGTCAACATTATTGGAAATGTTTTTCTTTTCTGCCCATTTGGCTGGTTAGGATTATGCATCAATAAATTTGACAAATTAGTACCAATTACCTTGCTTTTTCTTATTGGTATAAGCATTATAGAATCTGTACAATACATTACAGGAAGAGGGGTTGCTGATATAGATGATATATTTTTGAATACTTTAGGAATGTTGCTTGGTTATTTCTTATTTAAATACGCAACCTGGAAGAATATTGCAAATATCAGATTCCATTTCAACCTTTTGGAAGATAAAAAGCATGTTTTAACAGTTTCTTAA
- the msrB gene encoding peptide-methionine (R)-S-oxide reductase MsrB, translating to MFGNISAQSQNFKAKNPYYSKTNTTPLKVSNAEWKKILKPELYQVARQGATEMAFTGKYYEFDVKGTYYCSVCGNALFLSTSKFATTCGWPSFYEPLRKDGVKYKKDNSHNMERTEVLCGRCDSHLGHIFDDGPKPTGKRFCMNSVSLEFTPNQKAKK from the coding sequence ATGTTCGGAAATATTTCAGCACAGTCACAAAATTTTAAAGCTAAAAACCCCTACTACTCAAAGACGAATACAACTCCATTGAAAGTAAGCAATGCAGAGTGGAAGAAAATTCTTAAGCCTGAATTATACCAGGTTGCGAGACAAGGCGCAACAGAGATGGCATTTACAGGAAAATACTATGAGTTTGATGTAAAAGGAACTTATTATTGCTCGGTTTGTGGAAATGCGCTGTTTCTTTCAACATCAAAATTTGCTACAACCTGCGGATGGCCTTCTTTTTACGAACCTTTGAGAAAAGATGGTGTGAAATACAAAAAAGATAATTCTCACAATATGGAGCGTACAGAAGTACTTTGCGGAAGATGCGATTCTCATTTGGGACATATTTTCGATGACGGACCCAAACCTACGGGAAAAAGATTCTGTATGAATTCGGTTTCTTTAGAATTTACCCCTAATCAAAAAGCTAAAAAATAA
- the gcvH gene encoding glycine cleavage system protein GcvH, which produces MNTPSELKYTKDHEWVKIEGNVATIGITDFAQGELGDIVYVDVDTVDDDINGGDVFGSVEAVKTVSDLFLPISGKVIEFNAALEDQPELLNTEPYGNGWIIKLEIADGADQSELLTAEEYQAILG; this is translated from the coding sequence ATGAACACACCATCAGAATTAAAGTACACTAAAGATCACGAATGGGTAAAGATCGAAGGTAATGTCGCTACAATAGGTATTACAGATTTTGCACAGGGAGAGTTGGGAGATATCGTTTATGTAGACGTAGATACGGTAGATGATGACATCAATGGCGGAGATGTGTTCGGAAGTGTAGAAGCTGTAAAAACAGTTTCAGATTTATTCTTGCCGATTTCAGGAAAAGTGATTGAGTTCAATGCGGCCTTAGAAGACCAGCCGGAATTGCTAAATACCGAACCTTATGGAAATGGCTGGATTATCAAATTAGAGATTGCTGACGGTGCAGATCAATCAGAATTGCTTACAGCAGAAGAATACCAGGCAATTCTTGGATAA
- a CDS encoding RNA polymerase sigma factor, giving the protein MILRIVQSKEYTEEIIQDVFMKIWNSIHQYDTAKGRFYTWMINIARNTAIDYLKSKSFQNELKNQSLPDFVYNNAELSTTNQSDFIGFKNVLETLDSDKQELIELAYYQGYTQSEISEKLNMPLGTVKTKMRNALMRLKDLLKDYQ; this is encoded by the coding sequence GTGATTCTTCGAATTGTACAGTCAAAAGAATATACAGAGGAAATTATTCAGGATGTTTTCATGAAAATCTGGAATTCTATCCATCAATATGACACCGCAAAAGGACGTTTTTATACCTGGATGATCAATATTGCCAGAAATACTGCCATTGATTATTTAAAATCTAAAAGTTTTCAGAACGAGTTAAAAAACCAATCATTACCTGATTTCGTATATAACAATGCGGAACTTTCAACGACTAATCAATCTGATTTTATCGGATTCAAAAATGTACTTGAAACCTTAGATTCTGATAAACAGGAGCTCATAGAGCTTGCTTATTATCAGGGTTATACGCAGAGTGAGATATCAGAAAAACTGAATATGCCTTTAGGTACTGTAAAAACGAAAATGCGTAATGCATTAATGAGATTAAAAGATTTATTAAAAGATTATCAATAA
- a CDS encoding DMT family transporter — translation MQKLALFRLHLIVFLWGFTAILGKLITANAQILVFYRMLFAAIFLFVFIRVIKKESIKVSKELFFQLAAVGFAMAIHWFCFFYSIKVSNVSIALSCLSLSTLFAAILEPLVFKRKVDVSEVLMGIVIVACILLIFKTEFQYKEGIFFGILCAVFGTLFSVFNGKLFGKTSPGNIIFYEIFSGWLILFIFYLFSGQIFQMNEINYRDLALICLLASVFTAFPMLESVKLMKYISPFTLILTVNLEPVYGIILAFFIFGESEHMSPVFYVASIVMILAIVANALIKTRKQTKN, via the coding sequence ATGCAAAAATTAGCGCTTTTCAGATTGCATTTGATTGTTTTTTTGTGGGGATTTACTGCAATTTTAGGAAAACTGATTACTGCGAATGCACAAATTCTTGTATTTTACAGAATGCTGTTTGCCGCAATATTTTTATTTGTCTTCATCAGGGTTATCAAGAAAGAAAGCATTAAAGTTTCGAAAGAACTTTTTTTTCAGTTGGCTGCCGTAGGTTTCGCAATGGCAATACATTGGTTCTGTTTTTTTTATTCCATTAAAGTTTCCAATGTTTCGATTGCGCTCAGCTGTTTGTCGTTATCAACTTTATTTGCTGCCATTTTAGAGCCTTTGGTTTTTAAAAGAAAAGTTGATGTGTCGGAAGTCTTAATGGGAATCGTTATTGTTGCTTGTATTCTTCTTATTTTTAAAACAGAATTTCAATATAAAGAAGGTATTTTTTTCGGAATACTTTGCGCAGTTTTCGGGACTTTATTTTCTGTCTTTAATGGAAAATTATTTGGGAAAACCAGTCCCGGAAATATTATATTTTACGAAATCTTCAGCGGCTGGCTCATTTTGTTTATATTTTATTTATTTTCAGGGCAAATATTTCAAATGAATGAAATAAATTACAGGGATTTGGCGTTAATATGCTTGTTGGCAAGTGTTTTCACAGCCTTCCCAATGCTGGAATCGGTGAAGCTGATGAAATATATTTCGCCTTTCACATTAATTTTAACAGTAAATTTAGAACCAGTCTACGGAATTATACTAGCTTTTTTTATCTTTGGAGAATCAGAACACATGAGCCCTGTATTTTATGTGGCATCAATCGTTATGATTTTGGCGATTGTAGCGAATGCTCTGATCAAAACCAGGAAACAAACAAAAAATTAA